In one Neobacillus sp. WH10 genomic region, the following are encoded:
- a CDS encoding DUF3267 domain-containing protein, which yields MIYHIWIGGDFIKFSNKIPKFNEQTHTVLMNDGWMPLKEPKSLTNAMLLSMPFMVINALLSIGIIYFFSTFSIKQFTFFTGDSISITIDLSLIIVLLLVLIVHEFFHLIFIPNFLKSKDIIIGITFLGAFVHTEQTLTKARFILISVAPFLILSILFPLILCILGVLTGKMLFFILINSLGASLDILGLFLVLFQVPKKAVIKSNGTSTYWKLES from the coding sequence TTGATTTACCATATTTGGATAGGGGGTGATTTTATTAAATTTAGCAATAAAATACCAAAATTTAATGAACAAACACATACCGTATTAATGAATGATGGCTGGATGCCGCTAAAAGAGCCGAAAAGCCTGACAAACGCTATGTTACTTTCCATGCCTTTTATGGTTATCAATGCCTTGCTCTCAATCGGAATTATTTATTTCTTTTCCACTTTTTCGATAAAGCAATTTACTTTTTTCACTGGAGATTCAATCAGCATAACAATTGATTTAAGTTTAATTATTGTGTTGTTGTTAGTGTTAATCGTTCATGAATTTTTTCATTTGATCTTTATTCCTAACTTTTTGAAGTCAAAGGATATCATTATTGGGATAACTTTTTTGGGGGCGTTTGTTCATACAGAACAAACATTAACGAAAGCAAGGTTTATCCTTATATCGGTGGCGCCTTTTCTTATTCTTTCTATTTTGTTTCCTCTTATTCTATGTATCTTAGGAGTATTAACAGGTAAAATGCTTTTTTTTATCTTAATTAATTCACTTGGTGCTTCCCTTGATATACTTGGCCTTTTCTTGGTATTATTTCAAGTTCCGAAAAAGGCAGTAATAAAAAGTAACGGAACAAGTACCTATTGGAAGCTAGAATCATAA
- a CDS encoding ATP-binding protein, translated as MQISNLLSNMENRWFVGREKELNAIAEVSITDPSWRLLHLYGPTGIGKTTLLKRFQTIQSDSTIIFLSGLEGYDTKEKFLADLFEEVQKLKPDAAINFSLNEQYLANKLNELAKEAEKIVLLLDSFELWSPIHKWFREKWIPLLSIQIRIVTSSRFQLPADWLRTPGWFGLIKTIEIGSLKKQTVQQYLDLRGIHDNDSRYYIEYYSKGVPLALRIICDIVELNGGTFREENEDFRHFLYSLSQQLLSASNEIINHQEILTIASLFWWFDYDLLNSVCDESITTSQFHQFCQLPYIELSENDCWRVNDAIRQWLNTDLSVRNPEKYEFLLKKATLALTKKLETMPAERKLPYVFNTLHVNQNGYIKRFGFGASNRQFTPCPINESEIPILMDMFRNFVVSLKPFLPDKWHQDKYFHEVWTSAPYSFIGFRFEERLVGFLTFVPLNKDTRKLFLKNPVYQEYIRKSKHQEKEYLIWVISSDPQYDPDVTAFILRYIFSNLAEDTLINVVSPFPDLSNIFKSLGFKTIDWYQKKYTNETPMTFLQLDLRNRDLSMAITQSLKAPKQIQINGIIEMTALLKKFFVTFHKSESEEIIQAVFSSFPYLTNETDSGGFRKYLIKVIERMDQGSEEEQLYATIIKLAYIKKTANHELIADRLNLSLSTYYRYLKRSIEKVAYLLLENQHD; from the coding sequence ATGCAAATAAGCAATCTTCTTTCTAATATGGAAAACCGATGGTTTGTTGGTCGAGAAAAGGAATTAAACGCTATTGCTGAGGTAAGTATAACAGACCCTTCCTGGCGTCTCCTACACCTTTATGGACCCACTGGCATCGGAAAAACCACCTTACTTAAAAGGTTTCAAACCATACAATCAGATTCAACTATTATCTTTTTGAGTGGGCTCGAAGGATATGACACGAAGGAAAAATTCCTAGCAGATCTTTTTGAGGAAGTCCAAAAGTTAAAACCAGATGCGGCTATCAACTTTTCACTTAACGAACAATACCTAGCTAACAAGCTAAATGAACTAGCCAAGGAAGCAGAAAAAATCGTTTTACTTCTTGACTCATTTGAACTTTGGAGTCCTATTCATAAATGGTTTAGAGAAAAATGGATTCCCCTATTGTCCATACAAATTAGAATCGTAACTTCTTCTAGATTCCAACTGCCAGCAGACTGGCTCCGTACACCCGGCTGGTTTGGCTTAATAAAGACAATTGAAATTGGTAGCTTAAAAAAACAGACAGTTCAGCAATACCTTGATTTAAGAGGAATTCATGATAACGACTCTCGTTATTATATTGAATACTATTCTAAGGGGGTACCGTTAGCACTTCGCATTATTTGTGATATTGTTGAACTGAATGGTGGTACATTTAGAGAGGAAAACGAGGATTTTCGCCACTTTCTCTATTCCCTAAGCCAACAGCTATTATCTGCCTCAAACGAAATCATTAATCATCAAGAAATATTAACAATTGCATCGTTATTTTGGTGGTTTGATTATGATTTGTTAAATAGTGTATGTGATGAATCTATTACAACATCGCAATTCCACCAATTTTGCCAGCTTCCATATATTGAACTAAGTGAAAATGACTGCTGGCGAGTTAATGACGCCATTCGGCAATGGCTGAATACAGACCTATCTGTAAGAAATCCAGAGAAATACGAATTCCTTTTAAAAAAGGCAACGCTTGCCCTTACAAAAAAATTAGAAACCATGCCCGCAGAACGTAAACTTCCCTATGTTTTTAATACTCTGCATGTAAACCAAAATGGATATATTAAAAGGTTCGGATTCGGTGCAAGCAATCGTCAATTTACTCCATGTCCAATCAATGAATCGGAGATTCCTATTCTAATGGATATGTTTCGAAACTTTGTAGTCTCACTAAAACCATTTTTACCTGATAAATGGCACCAGGATAAGTATTTCCATGAGGTTTGGACATCAGCACCTTATTCATTTATCGGATTCCGATTTGAGGAAAGACTAGTTGGATTTTTAACATTTGTCCCACTGAATAAAGATACACGTAAATTGTTTCTTAAAAACCCCGTTTATCAGGAATATATTAGGAAATCAAAACACCAAGAAAAGGAATATTTAATCTGGGTAATTTCATCCGATCCACAATATGATCCAGATGTAACAGCTTTTATTTTGCGCTACATATTTTCCAATTTGGCGGAAGATACATTAATTAATGTTGTTTCTCCCTTCCCAGACCTTTCCAATATTTTTAAATCTCTAGGATTCAAAACGATTGATTGGTATCAAAAGAAATACACTAATGAAACCCCTATGACATTTCTACAGTTAGATCTTAGGAACAGGGATCTTTCGATGGCTATTACTCAATCACTTAAAGCACCTAAACAAATTCAAATTAACGGGATCATTGAAATGACAGCTCTTTTGAAAAAATTCTTTGTTACTTTTCATAAATCTGAATCAGAAGAAATCATTCAAGCTGTCTTTTCTTCCTTCCCTTACTTAACCAATGAAACTGACAGTGGAGGTTTTCGAAAATACCTTATTAAGGTTATAGAACGAATGGACCAAGGTTCAGAGGAAGAGCAATTGTACGCCACTATTATTAAATTGGCCTATATTAAAAAAACAGCTAATCATGAACTGATCGCTGACAGATTGAATTTGTCGTTAAGCACCTATTATCGGTATTTAAAAAGAAGTATCGAAAAGGTGGCATATCTTTTATTAGAAAACCAGCACGATTAA